DNA sequence from the Bernardetia sp. genome:
GCGTCTCCATATCCACCTTCCAATACAGCAAACCAAACATTATTTAGTGTAAACTCTGCATTTCCATTGAAACGTAAAATATTGAAATTACGAACATTATTGAAGAGCGACCAAACATCGGCACCCACACGCAAAGAAACAGGCGTATATTTTACAGGAGGTTTGGGTTCTTTTTTCTTCTTGACTACTATCTGTGTCGTATCTGTTGGAGTAGTTGTTTGTGCAACTCCAATATTTGTCATTCCTAGAAAAAGACATACAATACAAAAAGTCTGAAAAAGCGATGTATAATTAATTTTCATTTGATTTATTTTTGTCTTTATCAATTCTTATTTACTGTTCTGTGAGCCACAGAACAGGGATAAAACCTTACTCCTGCCATGGTTGGTGTCCCTACCGATGATAACTAAACTATCTGATTATTTTGATATGAGGTAATGGATTATCATCATTGATTTCTTTGAGTTCTGGTCTCAAAACTTCTATATCCGTAAAGGTACTATAAACAATTTCTAAATTTGTAATAGCTTCGTCATACCCACAATCTGGAGGCAAAACCTCAACATCTACTTTGTATTTCATTATCAAAGTATCTTGAACCGTATCACGCACAGCATTTATAGTTCTGTATTTATAAAAAACAAACATGGTAGAATCTGCACGAGTAAAAATAGGTAATTCAAAGACCCTTGATTTTGTAGTTGAGTCATACAAATCTGTTGGCATTAGTTCGTTAGTGCGAGTAAAAACACCCACCACTCTATTAAAACTTGTGTCTATAGCTTGTGTACTGGCTTCATTAGCATAAAACGAAACGGCAGCAAACTGCACATTATCACTCACAAAAGTACAGTTTTCACAACTAGAGAGAAAAAATGGCAAAAATATAATGCTATATAAAACCTTTACTAAATATTTTGAACGAAATTTTGACATAGAATCAAGTTTAGAATGATTTGTAGCCACAAAAGTAACAAAGACTTTCCGAACTCTCTCTAAAGTCGTTCTCTAATTTTATTTTTTTATAGAATCCTAAGAGTTAGTAGCAATTTTGTTTATTCAAAATCTACCTCTCTAACGTTTTTATTTGTTCTGAGTCTCTCTACTTGATGTCTTAGCTGATTTCTAAGTTCATTTCCATTTTTTATTCCTTTTATAGAAAGATTAGGATTCGTTCGGTCAGAAGAAGTAATTTCAATGATAGAAAGTCCTACCAAACGTTGTAAAAATGGCTCTACTAAGCGAATATCTTTTACTCTATACAGCTCAATTTCATCAGTTGTGCGTGTCAATATGCCTTTTTGAATGATTAAACGTTCAGTAGTAAGTGTGTATTTTAAGAAACGGGCATCAAAGATGGTAAAAGCAATTATACTAGCAGGAACAACCATAGCAGCTATTAAAAGAACCCAAAACGTGGTATCTAACTTTGGATTTTGTACGCCAGCCGTCCACAAATAAATTATCAGAGTAGGTAGTGTTATATCCAAAATTACCCAAAAGATAATTTTTTTGATATGCAAAAGCCACGAAGGCGAACCACTCCAAATAGTTTGCTCTGAATGTTGAGTATTTGAATTATTTGCTGGATTTGGTGTATTCATAGTATAAAAAGGCTTTTTTTGGTGAAAATTAAGACAGAATAAAATATCTTTGTAGTTGAATTATCTAAACTACAAAAAAATCATAGTTAAATAAATCTGTATAGCAGGCTTCTAGCCTGTGAAAAAAGAAGAATTTTAAAAAATACGTTTTAAGACCAGTCTGGAAGACTGATATACATAAAAAAATGAAGTAACACTTTGTGTTATACGTTTGAAACAACATAAAAGATGGGTAGAAAAAAAATGGAGCGTTTTGCAGAAAACCTAGAACGCTATAATGTATTACAAATTGAAGATGAAAATTATTTAAAGCTAAAAGGAAATTGGAACAAGATACATTTTCCAAGTTCGCAGCCTATTGTTTTGGAACTTGCTTGTGGGTATGGTGAATATAGCGTAGGACTAGGAAAAGTATATCCCAATAAAAATTTCGTAGGTGTAGATGTAAAAGGTGACAGACTTTGGAGAGGAAGCACGGAAGCCTTGAAAAACGATTCTCATAATATTGCTTTTCTTCGTGCAGAGATACAAAAACTAGATGAGTTTTTTCAGGAAGATGAAGTTAGTGAAATTTGGGTTATCCACCCCGACCCACGCCCAAAGAAAAGAGATAGAAAACGCCGTCTGACAAATTCTCGCTTTTTAGATATGTATAAAAAAATATTGAAAAAAGGAGGAACTGTTCATCTCAAAACTGACGACGATGGACTGTATGACTATACCTTAGAAGAGCTTTCTAAATACAAAATTAAAAATCTGCTTCTAACAAGAGATTTACATAACTCTCCTCTCTATCCAGAGCATCATGGCATCTTGACACGCTATGAAAAACGAGCGCAAAATCAAGGGTTGAAGATAAATTATTTGCGTTTTGAATTTGAGGATTAAACCTATAAGGTTTTCAAAATCTTATAGGCTTAAAATAACTATTCGTTTTTCAGCAGTTAAAGCAGAATTAGGTGATTATTTCAACATTAAGTATTTTTCTAAATCAAGATTTTGCAACTTAGGTAAATCAATACTAAATAATTCAGCTTGAGATTTTAAAGTAGTCAAAGAATCATAATATCCCATTATCTGCCCTATGATGTAGTCTTTATCATCTTTTTCACAAGAAGAAATTTCTTGTTCTAATTCAGATAATTTATCTAGTTGTAAATCAATAAAATCATCTAGGTAATTTTTATAGTTACTAGTATTCATGTTACTTCTCTTTTAAAATTCTTAATATGTTTTACTCCACCTTTGTTAAGGTTTAAACTACTCTACAAATATTTTCTTAGTACCCTCATTCCCTGCAATATTCGGAAAATACATAAGTTCTACACTAGCAGGATTGAGCGTAAAGACACCAGAATAACGTGGTTCTAAGACAATTTCAAAAGTATGTGTTCCGACAGGAATTTGAGTACAGAAAATAGCTGTTTTGTGTTTGAACTCTTCTCTGTACGTTTCTATGCCTCGGTAATAGTAAAAATAATTTTGACGAAACGAATACGGATTTTTTCCATACACACAACTGGCAGGTATTGGCACTTCGATAGCAACATATTCAGATTGCTTTGTTACAGTTAGTTCAACAGTAAGAGTAAGTTTTTTTCCTGCTTCCAAATAGACAGAGTCTAGTTTTTCCCTTCTCCCATCTTGCTCTAAATAGGTTTTGATTCGGAAACTTCCATCTATTTTTTGTTTGGGTTTTTCTTCAAAATATTCTTGCGAAAGGCTTATAAAAACAGGTAAACTTCCCTTTTTAGAAATTTCATTTGGTAAATCACTTTTGGAGAAAGAAGCCAATTTTTCAGCTTTCCATTCTTTTCCACCCCAAAATAATTTAGTTTCAAAATCATTATCATCACTTTGAGTTTCAGATTTATTTTTATTTAAACTATACTCTTCTTCAAAATCTAGTAAAATAGTGGAAAGAATGCTTGCCGATTCGTGTGTATTTCTCCAATAACCATTCTGATTTCTTTCTTCTAAAAAATACTGACGAACTTTTGCCAAATCAATACCCAGTTTTTCAAATTCTTTGGGTTTAGTTTTTTTAGCGTCTCTCAAAATTTGATAGGCTAAGAGTGTAATCTGATTGTTGTTTTCAAAAAGTGAATAATATCTCCAGCCATAATCCCATTCTTTCCAATATATTCCATCAAATTGAGTTTGGTTTCTATTCATTTTCAAAATATCTAAAGAATATGGCAAATCATAGAGTTGTCTAAGACGGATAATAGA
Encoded proteins:
- a CDS encoding DUF6452 family protein → MSKFRSKYLVKVLYSIIFLPFFLSSCENCTFVSDNVQFAAVSFYANEASTQAIDTSFNRVVGVFTRTNELMPTDLYDSTTKSRVFELPIFTRADSTMFVFYKYRTINAVRDTVQDTLIMKYKVDVEVLPPDCGYDEAITNLEIVYSTFTDIEVLRPELKEINDDNPLPHIKIIR
- a CDS encoding PH domain-containing protein, translated to MNTPNPANNSNTQHSEQTIWSGSPSWLLHIKKIIFWVILDITLPTLIIYLWTAGVQNPKLDTTFWVLLIAAMVVPASIIAFTIFDARFLKYTLTTERLIIQKGILTRTTDEIELYRVKDIRLVEPFLQRLVGLSIIEITSSDRTNPNLSIKGIKNGNELRNQLRHQVERLRTNKNVREVDFE
- the trmB gene encoding tRNA (guanosine(46)-N7)-methyltransferase TrmB, translating into MGRKKMERFAENLERYNVLQIEDENYLKLKGNWNKIHFPSSQPIVLELACGYGEYSVGLGKVYPNKNFVGVDVKGDRLWRGSTEALKNDSHNIAFLRAEIQKLDEFFQEDEVSEIWVIHPDPRPKKRDRKRRLTNSRFLDMYKKILKKGGTVHLKTDDDGLYDYTLEELSKYKIKNLLLTRDLHNSPLYPEHHGILTRYEKRAQNQGLKINYLRFEFED